The DNA sequence CGCAACAAATCATTACTTCCCATCGTGCTCAATTTGATACATTAGTTGAAAGACTTTTGGAAAAAGAAGTAGTAGAGGCGGCCGAAATTGATGAAATTTTGGGTTTGACCCCTGAGAAAAAAGACGAACCCGCTGAAAAAGCGAGTGAAGATAAAAAAGAAAATGTTTCTCAGGATCAGCAACAAGAGGAATTATTTTAATAAAATGCCCGCAATGTTTGCGGGCTCATTTTATAAAGAGTTTTCTCTTTAAGAGGAAAAAATTATGACAAAGTATTTTGGAACAGACGGTGTACGCGCTGTGGCGGGAGAATTTCCGCTGGTAGACGATTTTGTGGAAAAGTTGGGTTATTGTGCCTTAAAAGAATTGTTGGCTAGCGCTGAATCAAAAGGCTTAAAAAACCAAGTAATTATTGCTAGAGATACTCGTTTGTCCGGTCCTTCTATTTTGCAATCACTCTCTAAAGGGATTCGTGCCGCCGGCGCTAATGTGTTGGATATGGGCATTTCTCCTACGCCGTCTGTGGCCGAAGCGGTGAAACAAACAGGGTCCGTCTGCGGCATTGTCATTTCTGCCAGCCATAATCCTCCGGAGTTTAACGGTATTAAATTTTTCTCTAATAAAGGAACCAAACTTGCGGAAGATTTGGAAGAAAGAATAGAGACTTTGTTAGAGAAAACAACGGAAATTCCTTCCCCCACAGGCTCCTACCGCTGTGCGGCAGAATTGGTGGAAGGATATAAAAACTTTTTAAAAGCAACAGTGGATGCCTCTTTGTTGAAGGGAACAAAAGTAGTCTTGGATTGTGCCAATGGGGCCGCTTATAAGATTGCGCCGGAAGTTTTTGAATCTTTAGGTATGCAAGTAGTGGTCATGGCCGATAAAAATAACGGTGCCGAGATTAATGAAGGGGTGGGTGCTTTGCATACCTCCAAAATGCGTACTTTGGTTAAAAAGGAAAAAGCCTATATCGGTTTTAGTTTTGACGGAGATGCAGACCGTGTGATTGCTTCCGATGAAGAAGGACGTCAATTAGACGGGGAGTATATTATTGCCGCTGCTGCCTTGGCATTAAAAGAGCAAGGGAAATTGCCAAAAAATAAAGCCGTTATGACCGTAATGGCTAATTTGGGTTGTATCAATTATCTTAAAGACAACGGTGTGGATATGGTGTTGACTCCGGTGGGAGACAAATATGTTTCTCAAGCCCTAGAAAAAGAAGGATTGTCCATCGGGGGGGAAACGTCCGGTCATATTATTTTCCCTACTTATTCCAATACCGGTGACGGCATTTTATCTGCTTTGCAATTTTTGAAATTAGCCAAAAAATCGGGTCTTTCCGTCAGTGAATTTGCTTTGCGTTGGAAAAAATATCCCTGTGAATTGCGTGCCGTTATGGTCAAAGAAAAAAAACCGCTGGAAGATTTGCCCCATTTTTTGGAAGGGATTAAACAATTAGAGGGCCGTTTGGGGAAAAAAGGCCGACTTTTTGTGCGCTATAGCGGCACTGAACCCAAACTGCGTATTTTGGTGGAAGGAGAAGACGAAACTCTGGTGCATCAAATAGCCGAAGAGGCCGAAACTCTCTACCGCTGTAAGATGGAGGAAAAATAATGGCTTTACAATTAGGTGTTAATATTGATCATGTGGCAACGCTGCGCCAAGCGCGTCGCGCCTCCTATCCCGATCCGTTAACCGCTGCTGATCTTTGTTTGCGCGTAGGGGCAGATTATATTGTTATTCACGTGCGTGCCGATGAGCGGCATATGAATGAAAAAGATTTGGCCCGTTTATGCAAGGCTTACCGAAAACATATTCACTTAGAATGTAATTTTTCATTAAAGATGGAAAAGATGGCTCTGAAACATAAGCCGGGGTCTGTCTGTATTGTGCCGGAACTGCCCGGTGAAGTGACCACAACGGGCGGTTTAAAATTTACTCCCAAAAATTTTACTCGTATTCGTCAAATGACGGAGGCTTTGCAAAAAAAAGGCATTAAGGTTAGTTTATTTGTAGATCCGACGGCCCAATCCATTCGTGCTGCTGCCAAGTGCGGAGCCGATATCGTAGAACTTTGTACGCGTGATTATAGCGAAGCAAAAAATAAAAAAGAACAAGCCAAATTATTGCGTGAATTAGCCTTAGCCTCTTTGTTGGCTAAAGAACTAGGATTAGAAGTGCATGCCGGGCATGGGTTAGATTATGAAAATGTACTTCCGGTGGCAGATTTATGCGGTGTTAGTTGTATGAATATAGGATTTTCTATTATTTCTCGGGCCGTATTGGCAGGACTTCCCAACGCCGTGTGTGCTATGAAAGAATTGCTTTAAGGAGTAATTATGTGCGGAATTATTGGATACGTAGGAACTAAGGATAGCGTTGGTTTTTTAATCGAAGGATTAAAGAAGCTGGAGTACCGCGGTTATGATTCCGCCGCAATGGCTGTTGTGCAAGATGGCAGCGTGCATCGGGTACGTGCAATGGGTAAGGTGGCAGAGTTGGAAAAAGCAACGCTGCTATCTAAGATGAATGGAAATTGCGGTATCGGGCATACACGTTGGGCCACATATGGTAAACAAAGTGAAGAAAACGCTCACCCATACACAGATTGTAGCGGAGAAATAGTAGTAGTTCATAACGGTATTATCGAAAATTTTCTTACCTTAAGAGAAAAATTAAAAACTCTCGGACATAAATTTCACAGTGAAACCGATACAGAAGTAATAGCGCACCTGATAGAAGAAAATTTAAAGCATATACATGGTTTAAAAGAGGAAGAAGCACTATTGCGTGCTGTTTTAAAGACCAATAATGAACTGCATGGTGCTTTTGCTTACAGTGTTTTGTGGGCGCGTACACCAAAACAGATTATCGGTGTTAAAAACCAAAGTCCGTTGGTAGTAGGGCTTGGAAAAGATGAAAATTTTTTGGCTACCGATGTCCCAGCTTTTCTTAAATATACCAACAAAGTACTCTTTTTAGAAGACGGGGAAACCGTTGTTTTGACGGAAAAAGACGTTAAACTCTATGGCATAGACGGACAAGAAGCAAAAGTAAAAACTACCAAAATTTCTTGGGACCAGAAAACGTTGGAAA is a window from the Elusimicrobiaceae bacterium genome containing:
- the glmM gene encoding phosphoglucosamine mutase, with the protein product MTKYFGTDGVRAVAGEFPLVDDFVEKLGYCALKELLASAESKGLKNQVIIARDTRLSGPSILQSLSKGIRAAGANVLDMGISPTPSVAEAVKQTGSVCGIVISASHNPPEFNGIKFFSNKGTKLAEDLEERIETLLEKTTEIPSPTGSYRCAAELVEGYKNFLKATVDASLLKGTKVVLDCANGAAYKIAPEVFESLGMQVVVMADKNNGAEINEGVGALHTSKMRTLVKKEKAYIGFSFDGDADRVIASDEEGRQLDGEYIIAAAALALKEQGKLPKNKAVMTVMANLGCINYLKDNGVDMVLTPVGDKYVSQALEKEGLSIGGETSGHIIFPTYSNTGDGILSALQFLKLAKKSGLSVSEFALRWKKYPCELRAVMVKEKKPLEDLPHFLEGIKQLEGRLGKKGRLFVRYSGTEPKLRILVEGEDETLVHQIAEEAETLYRCKMEEK
- a CDS encoding pyridoxine 5'-phosphate synthase, whose translation is MALQLGVNIDHVATLRQARRASYPDPLTAADLCLRVGADYIVIHVRADERHMNEKDLARLCKAYRKHIHLECNFSLKMEKMALKHKPGSVCIVPELPGEVTTTGGLKFTPKNFTRIRQMTEALQKKGIKVSLFVDPTAQSIRAAAKCGADIVELCTRDYSEAKNKKEQAKLLRELALASLLAKELGLEVHAGHGLDYENVLPVADLCGVSCMNIGFSIISRAVLAGLPNAVCAMKELL